The following proteins come from a genomic window of Paramisgurnus dabryanus chromosome 19, PD_genome_1.1, whole genome shotgun sequence:
- the tmem54b gene encoding transmembrane protein 54b — protein MDNSGSCCSNLEEQKVVMKIGISMVLVGHVNFLLGALVHGVVLRHFSLHVRGQAMESTISNIIALTAGLLGVIIGILTIIFSKNMKNRILACSLFVLSAIAGLVATASVIGLSVSLVKTIIRGDKSLLAYCGYTDDVMSHISIANKCPFDPTRIYSTTIILWVPLIIISAVEMIFSCRLFKVSSIYYISLPCCLGKHLQHDPSRSMEPHRVPESPLLPHHVLTSRCCQGDEERRLPIRPPDNSRAHRSVPTAPQFHQPSSRFNRGALDRSSIWI, from the exons ATGGATAATTCAG GGTCGTGTTGTAGTAATCTGGAGGAGCAGAAGGTTGTGATGAAGATTGGCATTAGTATGGTGTTAGTAGGACATGTTAATTTCCTGTTGGGTGCTTTGGTTCATGGTGTGGTGCTGAGGCACTTTAGTCTTCATGTGCGGGGACAGGCCATGGAAAGCACCATCTCCAACATCATCGCCTTGACAGCAGGCTTACTG GGTGTCATAATTGGTATATTGACTATTATTTTCTCCAAAAACATGAAGAACAGGATACTG GCCTGCTCATTGTTTGTGTTAAGTGCTATTGCTGGTCTCGTGGCCACCGCCTCAGTCATAGGATTGAGTGTGTCATTGGTAAAGACCATCATTCGTGGTGACAAGAGTCTGCTTGCCTACTGCGGCTATACTGATGATGTCATGAGCCATATAAGCATCGCCAATAAGTGTCCCTTTGACCCTACTCGAATTTAT AGCACCACTATAATCCTGTGGGTACCGCTGATAATCATCAGTGCTGTGGAGATGATTTTCTCGTGTCGCTTATTTAAAGTCTCCAGCATCTATTACATCTCTCTGCCCTGCTGCCTAGGCAAACACCTTCAGCACGATCCAAGCAGATCG ATGGAGCCCCATAGAGTTCCAGAATCCCCTCTCCTCCCCCACCACGTGCTCACATCCCGTTGTTGTCAAGGAGACGAAGAAAGGAGGCTGCCCATTAGACCCCCAGACAACTCACGAGCACACCGCTCCGTACCCACCGCTCCACAGTTTCACCAACCCTCTTCCCGGTTCAACCGGGGAGCTTTGGATAGGTCCAGTATCTGGATCTAA